The Couchioplanes caeruleus sequence GGCACGGTCGCCACGACCTGATCCGGGCGTACGACGCAGATGTGCAGATCGGGCAGGAGCGAGAGGGCCCGGCGGCCCTGGTCCGCCGAACCGTCGAGCACGATCGTGCCGGTCTCGGCGATCGCCACGGCCGCGGCGGTGAGGACCGCGTCGGCGTCGTGCTCGTCCTCGACCACCCGGGCGCCGGCGGGCAGCCACGAGCGGTCGATCCCGGGCGGGACCACGATGCGCCCCGGGCCGAGCGCCGCGACGACGGCCGCCACGTCGGATCCACGGTGCACCACCGCCTTGTAGTCGACCAGACGGTCGACGAGGAGATCGAGGTCGGCCGCGGCGCTCCCGGCAGGACGGTACGCCCGCGGCACCTCCGGCACCGGGGTGTCGCCGAGCGCCGCGCGGATCCGGCCGAGGATGAGATCGCGACTGCTCATCGCCGCGCCCACCACTCCCGGAAGGTCTCCGGCGGCGGAACGGGCAGGTCGCGGCCGGCGGTCCAGCCGCTCAGGGGCGGCGGCAGGCGGGTGAGGCGCCCGCTCAGCTTCGCCGCCCGCTGTGCGCGGGCGTACCATGCCGGACGGTCCATCGTGTACGCCGCGGCGGCCATCGCCGCCCGTTCGGCGCGGGGATGCGGTGCCTGGTTCCGCAGGTGCACCAGGATGGACGGGATGTCGATCCGGACCGGGCAGGCGTCGAAGCAGGCGCCGCAGAGCGTGGAGGCGTACGGCAGCGAGGCATTGTCGGCCACGCCGGTGAGCTGCGGGGACAGCACCGCGCCGATGGGTCCGGGGTACACCGACCCGTACGCGTGCCCGCCGGTCCGCTCGTAGACCGGACAGACGTTGAGGCAGGCGGAGCAGCGGATGCAGTGCAGCGCCTGCCGTCCCACCTCGTCGGCGAGCACCGCCGTGCGCCCGTTGTCCAGCAGCACCAGATGAAAGCTCTGCGGCCCGTCGCCGGGGGTCACGCCGGTCCACATCGACGTGTACGGGTTCATCCGCTCCCCGGTCGACGCCCTCGGCAGCAGTTGCAGGAACACCTCCAGATCCCGCCAGGCGGGCACTACCTTCTCGATGCCCATGACGGTGATCAGGGTCTCGGGCAGGGTCAGGCACATCCGGCCGTTGCCCTCGGACTCCAGCACCACCAGCGTGCCGGTCTCGGCCACCGCGAAGTTGGCGCCGGACACCGCGACCGGGGTGCTCAGGAACGTCTCGCGGAGATAGCGGCGGGCCGCCGCGGCCAGCGCCACCGGGTCGTCGGTCAGCCCCGGGTCGACGCCCGGCATCTCCCTCAGGAAGATCTCGCGGATCTCGGCCCGGTTGCGATGGATCGCCGGCACCAGGATGTGGCTCGGCCGGTCGCGTCCGAGCTGGACGATCAGCTCGGCGAGGTCGGTCTCGACCGGCGCGATCCCGGCCGCCTCGAGGGCCTCGTTGAGGCCGATCTCCTGGGTCGCCATCGACTTGACCTTGATGACGCGGTCGTGACCCGTGGCCCGCACGAGCTCGGTGACGATCCGGTTGGCCTCGTACGCATCCGCGGCCCAGTGCACCACGCCGCCCGCCGCGGTGACCCTCTCCTCGAGCTCTTCCAGCAGGTCGGGCAGGCGGGCCATGGTCGCGGCCTTGAGCGCGGAGCCGGCCGAGCGCAGCTCCTGCCAGTCGGGCAGCTCGGCGACGACGGCACCGGACCTGCGCCGGATGGTGGCGGTGGCGTGGCCCAGATTGCGCCGCAACTGCTCGTCGTCCAGGGCCTTGCGAGCGGCTTGCGGGAACGGCTCGGCACCGCGGAGATGACCGACCCCGCGCGGGGCGGTGGCCGGCATCCCCAGGAAAGTACGGCTCATGCGTCTTCCTCCGTCGCGGCGAGGATCTCGGCGAGGTGTACGGTCCGCACCCCGGCGTCCACCCGCGACAGTCCGCCGCCGATGTGCATGAGGCAGGAGGAGTCGCCGGCCGTGCAGACCTCCGCGCCGGTCTCCAGCACGTGGCGCATCTTGTCGGCGAGCATCGCGGTGGAGGTCGCGGCGTTCTTGAGCGCGAAGGTGCCGCCGAAGCCACAGCATTGCTCGGCCGCGGGCAGGTCGACCAGCTCCAACCCGCGGACGTGGCGCAACAGCCGCAGCGGTCTGTCGCCTACCCTCAGCATCCGCAGCGAGTGACAGGTCGGGTGGTAGGTGACCCGGTGCGGATAGCACGCGCCGACGTCCTCGGTCCCGAGCACGTCCACCAGCAGCTCGGACAGCTCGTACGTGCGCGACGCCACGTCCTCGGCACGGGCCGCCAGCGACACGTCACCCGCCGCCCGGGCGACGTTCGCGTGCTGGTGACGCACCGATCCGACGCAGGATCCCGAGGGTGCCACCACCGCCTCGTACGGGGCGAAGGTGCGCACGTGGCGGCGCACCAGAGGAAGAGCATCCTCCTGGTAGCCGGTGTTGATGTGCATCTGGCCGCAGCAGGTCTGGTCCGGCGGGAAGACCACCTCGTGCCCGAGCCGTTCCAGCAGCCGGACCGTGGCCTTGGCAGCCGCCGGGAACAGCGTGTCGGCCAGGCAGGTGACGAACAAGGCGATCCGCATGTCAGCCTCCCACCTCTCGCTCGACCGCACGCCACGTGGCCTCGTCGCCACGCGGCTCGTAGCGCACGATCTGCTGAGTGTCCCGCAGCAGGGCCCGCAGCGCCGGGAGGTCGCCGCCGATCGCGCCGGCCGCGCGGGCCTGCACGAGCACGTTGCCCAGCGCCGTCGCCTCCACCGGCCCTGCCAGGACGGGCAGCCCGCAGGCGTCCGCGGTGAGCTGGCACAGCAGCTCGTTGCGGGCACCGCCGCCGACGATGTGCACCGTGTCGGCGTGCCGGCCGGACAGTTCCTGCGCCTGACGTACCGCCCGGCGATGCGCGAGCGCCAGGCTGTCCATGATGCACCGCACGAGCGCCGGCCGGTCGAGGTGCCGTCCGGCCCGCCGGCGGATCCGGTCCGCCATGCCGCCCGGTGGCAGGAACGCCGGATCGTCGAGATCGAGCACGGTTCCGAAGGCCGGCGCGGCGGCCGCCGCCCGCAGCAGCGCGGGGAGGTCGGGCCTGCCCCAGTCCCGCAGACACTCCTGCAACGGCCAGAGTCCCATGACGTTGCGCAGGTATCGGACGGTGCCGTCGACCCCGCCCTCATTGGTGAAGTTCGCCAGGCGCGACGCCTCGGTCAGCACGGGAGCCTCCAGCTCGACACCGACCAGCGACCACGTCCCGCACGAGATGTACGCGAAATGCCCCGCCCCCGGCACCCCCACGACCGCCGACGCCGTGTCGTGCGAGCCGACGGCGATGACGTCCGTCTCCCCGAGACCTGCCGTGGGAAGCGTCCGGCCGATCACCTCGCCGGGCATCCGGAGTCCGGGGAAGAGTGCCGGACGGATGCCCAGCTCGTCCATCAGGCCGCTCGCCCACGTCCCGGACCGCGCGTCCAGCAGTTGGGTGGTCGACGCGTTGGTGGCCTCGGCGCATTGCTCGCCGGTGAGCCAGTACGCGATCAGGTCGGGGATGAGCAGAAGGTGCCGCGCGGCCTCGAGCTGCGGTGTCCCCGCGGCCGCGACGAGCTGGTAGATCGTGTTGAACGGCAGCTTCTGCAGGCCGGTCCGGGCGTACAGGTCGGGCTCGGAGATCGTCGCGGCGACCCTGGCGGCGATCCCGTCGGTGCGGCCGTCGCGGTAGTGCACGGGGTTGCCGAGCAGTGCGCCGGTCGCGTCCAGCAGCCCGTAGTCGACGGCCCACGAGTCGATGCCGATGCCGTCGACGGGCCCGGCCTCGCGCAGGCCGTGGAGCACGTCGCGGTAGAGCGCGAGGATGTCCCAGTGCAGGGTGCCGCCGATCCGTACCGGCTCGTTGGGGAAGCGGTGCACGGCGGTCAGCTCCAGCGTCCCGGGGCCGGCGCGGCCGGCCATGACCCGTCCGCTGGAGGCGCCGAGGTCCACCGCCGCGAAGGTCTTCACCGCAGGAACGCGGCCGCGACGCCGGCGTCGACCGGGATGTGCAGGCCGGTGGTGTGGCTGAGCTCGCCGCCGGTCAACACGAGGACAGCGTTCGCCACATGCTCCGGCAGCACCTCGCGCTTGAGCAGCGTGCGCTGGGCGTAGAACTCGCCGAGCCGCTCCTCCGGAACGCCGTAGACGGCGGCCCGCTGGGCGCCCCAGCCGCCGGCGAAGATGCCGGAGCCGCGGACCACACCGTCGGGGTTGACGCCGTTGACCCGGATGCCGTGCCCGCCGAGCTCGGCGGCGAGGAGCCTGACCTGGTGTGCCTGGTCGGCCTTGGCGGCGCCGTAGGCGACGTTGTCCGGGCCCGCGAAGAGCGAGTTCTTGCTGGAGATGTAGACGATGTCGCCGCCCATCCCCTGGGCCGTCATGACGCGCACGGCGGCCCGCGAGACCAGGAAGGAGCCCTTCGCCATCACGTCGTGCTGCAGGTCCCAGTCGGCCTCGGTGGTCTCCAGCAGCGGTTTCGAGATGGACAGGCCGGCGTTGTTGACCACCAGGTCGACTCCGCCGAATGCCAGCACGGCCCGTCGCACGGCGGCGGCGACGGCGGCTTCCGAGGTGACGTCGGCCTCGACGGCAACGGCGACGTCGGCGCCCCCGAGCTCGCCGGCCACTTCGGCCGCCGCGGCGGCGTCGCGGTCGGCGACCACCACGCAGGCCCCCGCGGCCGTGAGCCGCCGGGCGACGGCCCGCCCGATGCCCGAGCCGCCGCCGGTGACGAAGGCGACCCGGGCGGCCAGCGGCCTGGGTCGGGGCATGCGGCGCAGCTTCGCCTCCTCGAGGGCCCAGTACTCGATGCGGAACTTCTCCGACTCGCCGATCGGCGCGTACGTGGACACCGACTCGGCGCCGCGCATGACGTTGATCGCGTTGACGTAGAACTCGCCGGCGACCCGGGCGGTCTGCTTGCCGGCGCCGAAGCTGAACATGCCCACGCCCGGCACGAGCACGATCGCCGGATCGGCGCCCCGCATGGCCGGGCTCTCGGCGGTCGCGTGCCGCTCGTAGTAGGCGCGGTAGTCGTCCCGGTAGGCCGCGTGCAGCTCCCTGAACCGCGCCTCGACCACCGCCAGCGGAGCATCGGGAGCGGTGTCGAGGACCAGGGGCTTCACTTTGGTACGCAGGAAGTGGTCGGGACAGGACGTGCCGAGCGCCGCCAGCACGGGCATCCGCTCGCGACCGACGAAGTCGAGCACCACCCCGGCATCGGTGTAGTGCCCGACCTGCGGCCGGTCCGTGGATGCCAGGCCGCGCGCGATCGGGAACAGCGCTGCCGCCCGCTCGTGCCGTACCTCCTCCGGAAGCGGCCGGTGCACCAGCGCGCCGAACGGCTCCGCGCGGCCGTGCTCGGCCAGGTACGCCGCGGCGGTGCGGATGATCTCCAGCGAGTGCGCCTCGCACTCCTCGCTGGTGGCACCCCACGCGGTGATGCCGTGCCCGCCGAGGATGACGCCGATGGCCTGTGGATTCGCCCGCTGCACGGCGGCGATGTCGAGGCCGAGCCGGAAGCCGGGCCGGCGCCACGGCACCCAGAGGACCCGGTCGCCGAAGATCTCCTTGGTCAGGGCCGGACCGTCGGCGGCCGTGGCGAGGGCGATGCCTGCGTCCGGGTGCAGGTGGTCGACGTGCGCGGCCTCGACCAGGCCGTGCATGGCCGTGTCGATGGAGGGCGCGGCGCCGCCCCGGCCGTGCAGGCAATAGTCGAAGGCGGCGACCATCTCGTCCTCGCGGTCGCCGCCGGGAAAGCGGTCGGCGAGAGCGCGCAGGCGGTCGAGGCGGAGCACGGCGAGACCGGCCTCGGTGAGCGTGCCGAGATCGCCGCCCGAGCCCTTCACCCAGATCAACTCGGCGGTCGCGCCGGTGACCGGGTCCGTCGCCGTGCCCTTGGCGGAGGTGTTTCCCCCGGCGTAGTTGGTGGTGCTCGGGTCGGCGCCGAGGCGGTTGCTGCGGGCCAGGAGGTCGCTGACCGCGGGGTGGGACATGGCCGTCCTCCGCTCATGAAACGTTTCATGGATGCCGGAAGACTAAGGGCCGCGACAGACGCCGGTCAATCAACAGTTCGTCAGTAGGCCCGGT is a genomic window containing:
- a CDS encoding LutC/YkgG family protein encodes the protein MSSRDLILGRIRAALGDTPVPEVPRAYRPAGSAAADLDLLVDRLVDYKAVVHRGSDVAAVVAALGPGRIVVPPGIDRSWLPAGARVVEDEHDADAVLTAAAVAIAETGTIVLDGSADQGRRALSLLPDLHICVVRPDQVVATVPDGLARLDPARPLTWISGPSATSDIELNRVEGVHGPRNLHVVLPVSR
- a CDS encoding lactate utilization protein B, with product MSRTFLGMPATAPRGVGHLRGAEPFPQAARKALDDEQLRRNLGHATATIRRRSGAVVAELPDWQELRSAGSALKAATMARLPDLLEELEERVTAAGGVVHWAADAYEANRIVTELVRATGHDRVIKVKSMATQEIGLNEALEAAGIAPVETDLAELIVQLGRDRPSHILVPAIHRNRAEIREIFLREMPGVDPGLTDDPVALAAAARRYLRETFLSTPVAVSGANFAVAETGTLVVLESEGNGRMCLTLPETLITVMGIEKVVPAWRDLEVFLQLLPRASTGERMNPYTSMWTGVTPGDGPQSFHLVLLDNGRTAVLADEVGRQALHCIRCSACLNVCPVYERTGGHAYGSVYPGPIGAVLSPQLTGVADNASLPYASTLCGACFDACPVRIDIPSILVHLRNQAPHPRAERAAMAAAAYTMDRPAWYARAQRAAKLSGRLTRLPPPLSGWTAGRDLPVPPPETFREWWARR
- a CDS encoding (Fe-S)-binding protein, translating into MRIALFVTCLADTLFPAAAKATVRLLERLGHEVVFPPDQTCCGQMHINTGYQEDALPLVRRHVRTFAPYEAVVAPSGSCVGSVRHQHANVARAAGDVSLAARAEDVASRTYELSELLVDVLGTEDVGACYPHRVTYHPTCHSLRMLRVGDRPLRLLRHVRGLELVDLPAAEQCCGFGGTFALKNAATSTAMLADKMRHVLETGAEVCTAGDSSCLMHIGGGLSRVDAGVRTVHLAEILAATEEDA
- a CDS encoding rhamnulokinase, with translation MKTFAAVDLGASSGRVMAGRAGPGTLELTAVHRFPNEPVRIGGTLHWDILALYRDVLHGLREAGPVDGIGIDSWAVDYGLLDATGALLGNPVHYRDGRTDGIAARVAATISEPDLYARTGLQKLPFNTIYQLVAAAGTPQLEAARHLLLIPDLIAYWLTGEQCAEATNASTTQLLDARSGTWASGLMDELGIRPALFPGLRMPGEVIGRTLPTAGLGETDVIAVGSHDTASAVVGVPGAGHFAYISCGTWSLVGVELEAPVLTEASRLANFTNEGGVDGTVRYLRNVMGLWPLQECLRDWGRPDLPALLRAAAAAPAFGTVLDLDDPAFLPPGGMADRIRRRAGRHLDRPALVRCIMDSLALAHRRAVRQAQELSGRHADTVHIVGGGARNELLCQLTADACGLPVLAGPVEATALGNVLVQARAAGAIGGDLPALRALLRDTQQIVRYEPRGDEATWRAVEREVGG
- a CDS encoding bifunctional aldolase/short-chain dehydrogenase, with product MSHPAVSDLLARSNRLGADPSTTNYAGGNTSAKGTATDPVTGATAELIWVKGSGGDLGTLTEAGLAVLRLDRLRALADRFPGGDREDEMVAAFDYCLHGRGGAAPSIDTAMHGLVEAAHVDHLHPDAGIALATAADGPALTKEIFGDRVLWVPWRRPGFRLGLDIAAVQRANPQAIGVILGGHGITAWGATSEECEAHSLEIIRTAAAYLAEHGRAEPFGALVHRPLPEEVRHERAAALFPIARGLASTDRPQVGHYTDAGVVLDFVGRERMPVLAALGTSCPDHFLRTKVKPLVLDTAPDAPLAVVEARFRELHAAYRDDYRAYYERHATAESPAMRGADPAIVLVPGVGMFSFGAGKQTARVAGEFYVNAINVMRGAESVSTYAPIGESEKFRIEYWALEEAKLRRMPRPRPLAARVAFVTGGGSGIGRAVARRLTAAGACVVVADRDAAAAAEVAGELGGADVAVAVEADVTSEAAVAAAVRRAVLAFGGVDLVVNNAGLSISKPLLETTEADWDLQHDVMAKGSFLVSRAAVRVMTAQGMGGDIVYISSKNSLFAGPDNVAYGAAKADQAHQVRLLAAELGGHGIRVNGVNPDGVVRGSGIFAGGWGAQRAAVYGVPEERLGEFYAQRTLLKREVLPEHVANAVLVLTGGELSHTTGLHIPVDAGVAAAFLR